The genomic interval TGTTTATATGAAAAACAAATACAATTAAGCTCATAAGATCTAAAATCACTCACATTTTATAGACAATATTCTTTCAAATGTATGATGAAATGGaatatctattttaaaaaactgtaaaaattatttaagaaaatctCCAAAATTGAGATGATTTTCTACTTTGTTACTCCTTGGCCCATGGTTTCAAACTGTAACAACAAATTTGTTCAGACATTTCTTCACTGCAACTGCAAGTAACCATGCATGTGAAGAGGTTGGAATGTTTGCAGAAACAACATGTTATGTAGTTGCCACCTCCATCCATACACCGATTGTTGATAAGCAAAAAGTAATATATTCAGGACAAATTccctttaattttaaaacatttttcttccatAGGTACATTGATGTGTAAAATACATGTCCATTTAAAATTTCATCCACCACAAACTAAGACACGTTCAACTCTTCACTGTGTTTGGCAAAAAATATACAAGTAGAAACAATAACTTTTACCTATAAGCACAACTGTTTTTCTGATGGTAATTTTTATTGCAAGCCCCACATAAGTGCTACCACTATTTCCATGGCGTATTCTCCTCGGTTGTCATGTTTGAAGAAAGTTACCTTTGGGTTAAAAAACTGAGACCAAATACAATATAATGCGCACCAAGTAGGGTAAAATGAACAGTTTCATATATACACTTTAGAGATCAATTGCCCCTTCCTCGGTAGTTCAACCTCTTACCTTTGTCATTGACAGAAGACATGGAATTACAAGTCACCCTGAACAAGTCCTAATTGCCCATGAAAAACAAATCAGGAAGTAGAAATCCTCATTCATTGGCATGATATGCCCACTGGCGAGGGTTCTTGAGATTTATTCAATCTCATACAACGGCAGTTCCTAAACTTTCACCATGGGGACAAAGGCTAGTCATTTATGGGAGACTTTTGGTTGCCCAAGTTTGTTTTACCATCTGACTATTGAATAAAGAATATAGAAAGGGAGGCCGGTTATTTACAAAAGGAGGAGGAAATAAATTTGTAGAAACCTTGCTGTGATGTGGAGATGGGATTAGTTTCGACAGTCGGGGAGGTGATCAGGAAGGAGAGAACATCCCAGAGTTGTATCTTATTCTTTCCTCCCAAGGAAATATTTCCAAGAGTCTTAGTGTAATAATAAACAGTTCCTTGcatttttgttttctcttttcatCTTCATCTAATAACCATAGCATACaaaacatttataataaaagtgtttttaaaaaaggagttaaaaattatttgtaccAAACAATGCTTGTTACCCCCTCACTCCCCATTATTACCTCACTAATATATCTTATGTTAGATTCCTTACAGgagaaaattaaaatgacatcCAGAGTTTCAATATTACTGAACACATTCGTAAGTACTAATGCCACTTGTACCAGGCACACTCGCTCCTCCTTCTATGTACAAAAGGTATCCCCTAGTAATTGGTGAGATTTATAATAATAACCAAAGCAGTTATTCAGTTAATATACAGAAGGTAGGATCAGTTAATtcttttatgaaagattttaaacaaatatcaaaGCTTACCTTCAAATGTGAGATGCTGAGGAAAGATACATTAACAGAAACAAAGAAATGCTCAATTTAAATGTGAGGTAGGAAAACAAGCAGATGATGTATTGTCATCATGTGAAGAGGTCTCCCCGCTAGCTTCAACATCGTTCTGGTTGCTCACCTCTTGAATGGAACATTCCTCCATATGACTAGACAAAGAAGTACCCACCACAGATTTACTATTTTCACTACATTCACGGGATTCCTTTAATCCGGATACACTAGCAATCTCAGCATTCATCTCTCTCCTCCTTGTTTCTGAACCAAGTTCTGACATGGAACAACTACGACAGAACAACCTTTCTTTCCATCCCCTTGCGCCCTTTGAGAATGATTCTTTGTATCTAAGTCACAAGATAAGTTAATATCAAATAAGTTGATTCCAAAAATACAGTTTGCACATCcattatattttagaaaatcatACCTCGTGGACACCGCATTGAGTCTGGACCGCAGCGAATCAGAATGTGGCTGCAATTCTGATGGCTCTGCTCTATCTTCGTTTACTGATGATGCGCGAGTAGTAGAGCCTCTGCAAGCAAATAAATGCACTGGGTATAATTTCACTAGACCACGCAACAAATGATGACCCAAGAAATAAATTGAGTAAATTACTCTACCTTGCTTATGTTTATTGTGCATACCTCAActcttttatgaaaatatacataaaaattgtattttatttacaGAAATATATTATACTGAAATCCAGAATACTGTTAGAGACTAAGCGCTCCTATATAATCTTTAATTGTGTTAAAAAAATCAAcagtttaaaattaatataatgaatcAATTGGGCATGACAAAAGTTTGGATTTGGTTGGGGCCTTTTtatacaaatacaaatgaaattttattatcttttcaAGATAGAGAGAAGGTGTGCCACATAAACATGTTTTTAGGATAACACATTGACTATAGATATGACGAAAGTAATCCTTATAAGGTGTGAACAATCGTTATCTTATAAGCCTAGTTTGAGGTCCTAAACCAAAAATTCTAAGACAGTACAGGAGTCTATTCTACATTGTTTTATTTCATCACTGCATGTTAGGCCCTAAGTTCAAATTCTAAGAGCATATAAGAATCTATCTTAGATTCATTAACAGGCTCTATTACTAAGCACAAATGCATTGTTGTCATTTGGCCACCCACATTGTCCACACTCCAAATTGTATATGTTCGTTCTTAGACGTGAAGTGTCACAACAACTAGAAATATGGTCAATGTAGTCCTTATAAGATAAGAGCAATCCTTGTCTTACAAGTCATCTTTGTGAATTGAGTTAGGCCTTAACCCTAAATTCTAAAACATAACAACAAGGATAAGAGAATGAGTTAAGCAAATAAATAAGATGGCCATATTGACCTATCATTGGAGTAAATTCTTTGGCGACTTGTGATGCTAGATCCAGAAGCTGAAGAAGAGCTTTGAGTTTGAACGTGCAGGATCCGTTGCAATGCTTCATTTCTCTCAGATTTTATTGGGGTAGATGGAATTGCATTATGAATTCTCGTTTGATCATTTTCCTCTTCAGCAGCTGAATCAGGACTCAATGCAGGTGCTATAGTCTGATTAGATAACACTAAAGACTGTGGATGACCATGAGCTGATGAACGAGTTCGTTGTCCTGCCCTACGACCATGTTGGTTTGCTCTCCTCATCGCTGCAGCAACAGCTAAATGTTGAAGAATTCGGTCTTGAAGCTCACTATCATTTATACTCATGCGCAACTGCaaaatgataaaaagaaaagacTAACATAAACATATGAAAGAACTATTACGTGCTTAAGATATAAGGCAATCAAACAGCACTCAGACTGGTAACTAACATGCTGCAATTCAAAATCACTAAATGCAGGGTGATGAAAAATAGTAGCATTTCTTGATGGGATAGCCCTCAACTTCCTCTCTTGCTCTACTGCCTCAAACAATTCCTGACTGCCACAAAATGCATACAAGTTTAATAATACAGTCAACAAAAGAATGATAACACATATCCTCCAAGCAAATTCGTAACCAACCTAGTAGGATCCTTCAAGCTAATAGATTGCCAACACATAGGACACTGGGCGCTTCTCTGACACCTAGAAACAAAAGCCAGTAACAACAATTGCTATTATATTctcacattttttttgtttataagaACAAGAACTTTTAGTGTAACTATTAAGACATGTGTATGTGTATATAACAAGAATATCTTCTACACTTAAAAGACCCTCCTCCCACTCAAATCCAGACAACAAAATTATAGGCCAGATAATTGGTTTTCCAGCCATAACTAGCGCGAATGTCCTTAACATTGGTAAAAGTCAGGAGAACCAAAACATTCCTATTCATACTACCAATGAAGTCAATTAAGTTATGATTTCCGAAAATGCTCCATCACTATAAGCTATCGGAGATGAAGTTTTCATGCAGGAACTGGAAATCATACCTCCTAGCATCCATGCCAGTAGGTGAAGATAAATGTGAAGGTTCTAGGATATATTTTACGGAGCTTGGTGTGAATATGGTAGAAAAAGGAGGGGAGCTTTAAGCATAAgaagaaattcaaaatataaattaaaattgaaggAGATTAACACATCGGACATTGATAAAAGTAAAATCTGTGTTAGATGGATTTGAGAAAAATATACACAAATAGAAGTCCTAATTTTGACACAGAGACATATGAAAAATTAATGGATATTATGTACCAACCATTCGAGAATGCAGTGTAGGTGAAACTCATGCTTGCAATTAGTGAGCTGGAAAAGAAACaggagataaaaaaatatgtaagcaaatttatttttcatataagtCGTATTTGCTTTTCAACGTACACAGAAGTGGGTATTACCGTTGAAGGATCACTTGCACAAAAATCCTCAAGACATATGCTGCAAGCATCATCACAGGAGTCCTGAATCCCCCCTTCTACAAAGGCCGCAGCAGATATCATTTTACTTTCTTTATTGTCTTCCATCTCTAAAACCTTCTACATATCACCCTATAACCTTAGAGTCAGAAGCAATACTTTGCATGTTCACGTGGTGCTCTTGAATTCATAATATTGTGAACAAACACAAAAGGAAATTCATTTTATCTCTGTTCAAAATTCATTTCAAGAAGTAAATGTAAAATCCAAATTGCACCCAAAAGTCACCTAGTAAACCAGGAAGCTGACAAGGAAATAATGCATGACATTACTACTCTACTTTTCCAAACAATTTCtctctttcaattatttattccAACCACAGTCCCCAACACAAATGACAGTAAAAAACACCAGAAAAAAAAGGTCCAACAAAAACAACTGAtgttaaaacaaaacaaaacataataacaataaatataaatgcaGTTTCTTACAGACCGAATTTAGTTCACAATCTAAAAACTGGCTATGCCCATGCGTCAAACATTTGATCTATTCGATAATTTAACAATCGCCCTTCAAATATAAGATGATAATCAGAGGCAGCATAAAGTTTTTTCGCTGTTCATTCTATagattcataaaaataaaatgaaaaagcGTAAAATTTAAAAGCAAGAAGATGTATATAAGAAATTGAGGAAAagaatagataaaaatataccTGAGAACGCATAGAGGAAAAGAGAAGAAGGGTAAGGACAGAGGCATGGCATGGAGGGGAGAGAAAGAGGGGTGAATGCTAGAGATCCATTGTTGCAGAGAGATCAGAGATAAGGGGAAATCATGAAATTAAAGGAATGGGAGTTGTCCCCACCGCATCGGAGAGGAACAACCAATACAAAAACAAACACCTCACTTTCTTCACCTTTATATATCCAC from Phaseolus vulgaris cultivar G19833 chromosome 1, P. vulgaris v2.0, whole genome shotgun sequence carries:
- the LOC137814661 gene encoding E3 ubiquitin-protein ligase RHF2A-like isoform X1 yields the protein MRSQKVLEMEDNKESKMISAAAFVEGGIQDSCDDACSICLEDFCASDPSTLTNCKHEFHLHCILEWCQRSAQCPMCWQSISLKDPTSQELFEAVEQERKLRAIPSRNATIFHHPAFSDFELQHLRMSINDSELQDRILQHLAVAAAMRRANQHGRRAGQRTRSSAHGHPQSLVLSNQTIAPALSPDSAAEEENDQTRIHNAIPSTPIKSERNEALQRILHVQTQSSSSASGSSITSRQRIYSNDRGSTTRASSVNEDRAEPSELQPHSDSLRSRLNAVSTRYKESFSKGARGWKERLFCRSCSMSELGSETRRREMNAEIASVSGLKESRECSENSKSVVGTSLSSHMEECSIQEVSNQNDVEASGETSSHDDNTSSACFPTSHLN
- the LOC137814661 gene encoding E3 ubiquitin-protein ligase RHF2A-like isoform X2 yields the protein MEDNKESKMISAAAFVEGGIQDSCDDACSICLEDFCASDPSTLTNCKHEFHLHCILEWCQRSAQCPMCWQSISLKDPTSQELFEAVEQERKLRAIPSRNATIFHHPAFSDFELQHLRMSINDSELQDRILQHLAVAAAMRRANQHGRRAGQRTRSSAHGHPQSLVLSNQTIAPALSPDSAAEEENDQTRIHNAIPSTPIKSERNEALQRILHVQTQSSSSASGSSITSRQRIYSNDRGSTTRASSVNEDRAEPSELQPHSDSLRSRLNAVSTRYKESFSKGARGWKERLFCRSCSMSELGSETRRREMNAEIASVSGLKESRECSENSKSVVGTSLSSHMEECSIQEVSNQNDVEASGETSSHDDNTSSACFPTSHLN